A DNA window from Drosophila pseudoobscura strain MV-25-SWS-2005 chromosome 2, UCI_Dpse_MV25, whole genome shotgun sequence contains the following coding sequences:
- the LOC6897825 gene encoding uncharacterized protein: protein MIKYERLRCTVSECHESGMQDSSSMFKFPSKPSVRLKWMENLCMPKDAKLSNRRVCRRHFEPHCFGKSKLFAWAVPTLFVGKTDGLHHGAAKKKKLVRKCCIGDCTTRSPPDRLHCFPTDPQLRTEWMKLCRLKDGLKWPFICSRHFRPSLLPNKNSKLPKQALPELNLGTDTEDPLDLPLRNEAEDEGIDEDNSKGTDSCPSCQGTKDISVNLQQQLAAALLRIQELEQRLEDHADTEEEEYIFMLMK, encoded by the exons atgattaaatatgAACGTCTTCGTTGCACGGTTTCCGAATGTCACGAGAGTGGCATGCAAGATAGCAGCTCTATGTTCAAGTTTCCTTCAAAGCCGAGCGTCAGGCTGAAGTGGATGGAGAATCTCTGCATGCCAAAGGACGCAAAACTCTCGAATCGGCGGGTGTGCCGGCGACACTTTGAGCCGCACTGTTTCGGCAAGTCCAAATTGTTCGCCTGGGCAGTACCAACGCTCTTTGTGG GCAAGACAGACGGACTGCACCATGGCGCCGCAAAGAAGAAAAAGTTGGTGCGAAAGTGCTGCATTGGGGATTGCACGACACGATCGCCGCCCGATAGATTGCACTGTTTTCCCACAGATCCGCAGTTGCGAACAGAGTGGATGAAGCTGTGCAGGCTTAAAGACGGATTAAAGTGGCCCTTTATATGCTCCAGACACTTTCGTCCGAGTCTGCTgcccaacaaaaacagcaagtTGCCAAAGCAAGCCTTACCTGAACTGAATCTTGGCACTGACACTGAAGATCCCTTGGATCTCCCTCTCAGGAACGAGGCTGAAGATGAGGGAATCGACGAGGACAATTCGAAAGGTACTGACTCATGTCCATCCTGCCAAGGaaccaaagacatcagcgttaacttgcagcaacagctggctgctgctcttcttAGAATACAGGAACTTGAGCAGAGACTTGAAGATCACGCGGACACCGAAGAGGAGGAGTACATTTTCATGCTGATGAAATAA
- the LOC6897824 gene encoding nuclear pore complex protein Nup93-1-like, with the protein MDLNTLLQRAQNLTNEAKAEYEMPQVERTLQQVLQATTDLHSRVTQSSNKDIQAHILLGSKGIDLPKLTQKLEALNARNTFEPVDVVGADTDVCTFLKNERENAILSVIEDTNKNISETVSKQKWVNLNSTWNEEKSRLLDALIGPSQNFIDLQRLPEHISLDPNLPISRCLSPMELIYAQELRHYNELLLKGAHRPNLVQKFAVLTSSFGDDRLTDMWSTVAAVTQVNEPVHSDPIKARQQRPEFVINAKSCLERHYKIYMCTLVGAAHSSNCYQLVRAYVTNRFSAQQAIGLVDTLDDKPLWPMVYYSLRCGAAEAAVEFLHEAGPSYEDFAQVIADRSAGAVNSRTETQLKLQYANKIKNSTDAYKKAVYCLILGCDPNELHGEVAKTIDDYLWIKLAMLRPGDAAGYGRLQSEILEKYGEKHFHASNQTDVYFKALVLVGLFEASIELLARNGQSVHAVHMAIALHELGVLGGARSVSQPLLSIDIADPQPLRRLNLTRLVRLYAQRFERTDTTEALNYYFTLRCLRDPKGRNMFLTCVCDLVVGSGALDTSIFDLIFGQRMTDADEEVPGGVFSQFDCPEFDTNTTASLIAEELVARGSFEMAVRLYELAGNYNLALKHFNILLAQVVQLSPQEGSQRARLRDEANRFSRLLAALRIDVEPKIRGSFALLQLLLVFFDLHHEGKLVQALEQLQRTQLMPNTTDDVEGCLTTIKKLSGEVIKVIPDVMVAAMDITLTQYNQLMPSGTCSSNQLQLQLEKLRVRAKALSNLAASMPFRMPYETNKRLMQLELMMH; encoded by the exons atggatttaaatACGTTGCTGCAGCGCGCCCAGAACCTGACAAATGAGGCTAAAGCCGAGTACGAGATGCCGCAggtggagcgtacgctccaaCAGGTGTTGCAGGCCACCACGGACCTACACTCGCGCGTCACTCAGTCCAGCAACAAAGATATACAAGC GCATATACTGCTCGGTTCCAAGGGCATAGATCTTCCCAAGCTTACCCAAAAGCTGGAGGCGCTCAATGCACGAAATACCTTCGAACCGGTCGATGTGGTTGGGGCTGACACGGATGTGTGCACGTTCCTGAAAAACGAGCGCGAGAACGCCATACTTTCAGTGATTGAGGATACCAATAAAAAC ATCAGTGAAACGGTGAGCAAACAGAAGTGGGTGAACCTGAACAGCACTTGGAATGAGGAGAAAAGCCGGTTGCTGGACGCGCTGATTGGACCCTCGCAGAACTTTATCGATCTGCAGCGTCTGCCAGAGCACATTAGCCTCGATCCCAATTTGCCGATAAGCAGATGCCTCAGCCCGATGGAGCTTATCTACGCCCAGGAGCTGCGCCACTATAACGAACTGCTGCTGAAGGGCGCCCACCGACCAAATCTTGTGCAGAAGTTCGCCGTGTTGACCAGCAGCTTTGGCGATGATCGGCTGACGGACATGTGGTCAACGGTGGCCGCCGTGACGCAGGTGAACGAGCCCGTCCACAGCGATCCCATCAAAGCTCGCCAGCAGCGGCCAGAGTTTGTTATTAACGCCAAATCGTGTCTCGAGAGGCACTACAAGATCTACATGTGCACCCTGGTGGGGGCTGCCCACTCCAGCAATTGCTATCAACTGGTACGCGCCTATGTGACCAATCGATTCAGCGCTCAGCAGGCAATCGGCCTGGTGGACACGTTGGACGACAAGCCACTGTGGCCCATGGTCTACTATTCCCTGCGCTGTGGAGCAGCAGAGGCGGCTGTGGAATTCCTGCACGAGGCCGGACCCAGTTACGAAGACTTTGCCCAGGTCATCGCCGATCGCAGCGCGGGCGCCGTGAATTCGAGGACAGAGACACAGCTGAAGCTGCAGTACGCCAACAAGATTAAGAACTCCACCGATGCATATAAGAAGGCAGTGTACTGCTTAATCCTGGGCTGCGACCCCAACGAGTTGCACGGCGAGGTGGCCAAGACTATCGACGACTATTTATGGATCAAGCTGGCTATGCTCCGTCCCGGGGATGCCGCCGGCTATGGTAGGCTCCAGTCGGAGATCCTCGAGAAGTATGGCGAAAAGCATTTCCATGCCAGCAACCAGACTGACGTCTATTTCAAAGCCCTGGTTCTTGTCGGCCTTTTTGAAGCCTCGATTGAGCTACTGGCCCGCAATGGTCAATCCGTTCATGCCGTCCACATGGCCATTGCCCTGCACGAGCTGGGGGTGCTGGGCGGAGCCCGCAGTGTATCGCAACCGTTGCTGTCCATCGACATCGCCGACCCTCAGCCGCTGCGCCGCCTCAATCTGACGAGATTGGTCCGGCTGTACGCGCAGCGCTTCGAGCGCACGGATACGACGGAGGCTCTTAACTACTACTTCACCCTACGTTGCTTGCGAGATCCGAAGGGCCGGAACATGTTCCTCACCTGCGTCTGTGATCTGGTGGTAGGCAGCGGGGCGCTGGATACCAGCATTTTCGACTTGATATTCGGCCAGCGGATGACTGATGCCGACGAAGAGGTTCCAGG AGGAGTATTCAGTCAATTTGATTGTCCGGAGTTTGACACGAACACCACGGCCTCGCTGATCGCAGAAGAGCTGGTTGCCCGAGGCAGCTTCGAAATGGCCGTGCGGCTTTACGAGTTGGCTGGCAACTACAACCTCGCCCTGAAGCACTTCAACATTCTTCTGGCACAGGTCGTGCAGTTGTCGCCGCAGGAGGGATCACAGCGGGCCCGTCTTCGAGACGAGGCTAATCGATTTAGCAGACTCTTGGCAGCGCTCCGTATAGATGTCGAGCCCAAAATAAGGGGCAGCTTTgcactgctgcagctgctcctcgtTTTCTTTGACCTCCATCATGAGGGGAAGCTGGTCCAAGCTCTAGAACAGCTGCAGCGCACGCAGCTGATGCCAAACACCACGGATGATGTGGAGGGCTGTTTGACCACCATCAAGAAACTCAGCGGAGAGGTCATCAAGGTGATCCCCGACGTGATGGTGGCTGCCATGGACATCACACTCACCCAGTACAACCAGTTGATGCCGTCGGGCACCTGTAGCTCGAatcagctgcagttgcagctcgAAAAGTTGCGAGTGCGGGCCAAAGCCTTGTCCAACCTCGCCGCCAGCATGCCTTTCCGCATGCCCTACGAAACCAACAAACGTCTGAtgcagctggagctgatgATGCACTAG